ACCTGCTGGACCGTTTTGTCATCTCATTCTGCAACACCGACGAGGTGTTCGCGGTTGCCAGCGGCCAACGGGGGGAAGTGGGGAAACGCTATCTGTACGGGTTGATTCTCACCCCTTACTTTGGGTGGGCGATTGGCACGCTAATCGGGGCGGCAGCCAGCACTTTCCTTCCAGAATTTATCCGTTCCGCACTGGGCATTGCGATTTACGGCATGTTCCTGGCGATTATCATCCCACCGGCAAAGCATTTCCGCCCTGTACTTTGGATTGTGCTGCTCTCCGCTGGACTAAGCTGCGCATTCCGGTGGCTGCCAGTGCTGAACCAGGTTTCCCCCGGTTTTGTAATCATCATCTGCACCATCCTTACAGCAGCAATTGGCGCAAAATTCTTCCCAATTAACGAGGAGGACCCCCAATGAACATGAGTATTGAAAAATTTCTGCTATATGTAGCGGTGATGGCTGGGGTTACTTATCTAATCCGTATGCTGCC
This is a stretch of genomic DNA from Clostridium facile. It encodes these proteins:
- a CDS encoding AzlC family ABC transporter permease, with the translated sequence MVTNSFTKGFWDGLPIALGYLSVSFTFGMAAVAQGIPVWGAVMISMTNVTSAGQFAGLSLMAASGGMFEMALTQLIINLRYALMSLSLSQKLEKHVNLLDRFVISFCNTDEVFAVASGQRGEVGKRYLYGLILTPYFGWAIGTLIGAAASTFLPEFIRSALGIAIYGMFLAIIIPPAKHFRPVLWIVLLSAGLSCAFRWLPVLNQVSPGFVIIICTILTAAIGAKFFPINEEDPQ